Proteins encoded by one window of Streptacidiphilus sp. PB12-B1b:
- a CDS encoding aminotransferase class I/II-fold pyridoxal phosphate-dependent enzyme, whose translation MLGDYRIRGRRATEIAADVEHAVVTGVLPPEAALPPLRELAAELGVNPNTVAAAYRLLRDRGVIETAGRRGSRVRARPALTSRDAVRLAVPEGVRDLAQGNPDTVLLPDLEQAALEAARAHAVRPVLYGGPALDPRLRALAEASFAADGAPVGPVGSIASVGSVWGEPEEGEAATVGVASGSLDAIERIFLAWLRPGDTVAVEDPGWSSLLDLLPALGLKPVPVAVDDDGPLVQDVARTLAEGARALVVTSRAQNPTGAAVGPERASDLRAVLSHHPDVLLVEDDHGHGIVDLPCRLLCAGPDGRPVTAHWAVVRSAAKSLGPDLRVAVLTGDAQTLDRVRGRQRLGAGWVSHLLQRTVAALWAAEDTAPAAASYRARRDGLLAELAARGVPARGRSGLNVWIPVSDETATVAGLLQRGWVVAAGARFRIGSPPGVRVTVSSLTEEELPRLAADVAAVLRVRGGDVRGV comes from the coding sequence GTGCTAGGAGATTATCGGATTCGTGGGCGGCGCGCCACGGAGATCGCCGCCGACGTCGAACACGCGGTCGTCACCGGCGTACTGCCGCCCGAGGCGGCCCTGCCGCCGCTGCGGGAGCTGGCGGCGGAGCTGGGGGTCAATCCCAACACGGTCGCCGCCGCCTACCGGCTGCTGCGCGACCGGGGAGTGATCGAGACCGCCGGCCGGCGCGGCAGCCGGGTCCGCGCCCGGCCCGCGCTCACCTCGCGCGACGCCGTCCGGCTGGCCGTTCCCGAGGGCGTCCGCGACCTGGCCCAGGGCAATCCCGACACCGTGCTGCTGCCCGACCTGGAGCAGGCCGCCCTGGAGGCGGCCCGGGCCCACGCCGTCCGACCGGTCCTGTACGGCGGCCCGGCCCTGGATCCGCGGCTGCGCGCCCTGGCCGAGGCGTCGTTCGCGGCCGACGGCGCCCCGGTGGGGCCGGTCGGGTCGATTGCGTCGGTCGGGTCGGTGTGGGGCGAGCCGGAGGAGGGCGAGGCCGCCACCGTCGGCGTCGCCTCGGGATCGCTGGACGCCATCGAACGGATCTTCCTGGCCTGGCTGCGCCCCGGGGACACGGTCGCGGTGGAGGACCCGGGCTGGAGCAGCCTGCTCGACCTGCTGCCCGCGCTCGGCCTCAAGCCGGTGCCGGTCGCCGTGGACGACGACGGCCCGCTGGTGCAGGACGTCGCCCGGACGCTGGCCGAGGGCGCCCGCGCGCTGGTGGTGACCAGCCGCGCGCAGAACCCGACCGGCGCGGCCGTCGGCCCAGAGCGGGCGTCCGATCTGAGAGCAGTGCTCTCGCACCACCCGGACGTGCTGCTGGTCGAGGACGACCACGGCCACGGCATCGTGGACCTGCCCTGCCGGCTGCTCTGCGCCGGTCCCGACGGCCGGCCGGTCACCGCCCACTGGGCCGTGGTCCGCTCGGCCGCCAAATCGCTCGGCCCCGACCTGCGGGTGGCCGTCCTCACCGGGGACGCCCAGACCCTGGACCGGGTGCGCGGACGCCAGCGGCTCGGCGCGGGCTGGGTCAGCCACCTGCTCCAGCGCACCGTCGCCGCCCTGTGGGCAGCGGAGGACACGGCCCCGGCCGCCGCCTCCTACCGGGCCCGGCGGGACGGGCTGCTCGCCGAGCTGGCCGCGCGCGGCGTCCCGGCCCGGGGGCGCAGCGGGCTCAACGTCTGGATCCCGGTGTCGGACGAGACCGCGACCGTCGCCGGGCTGCTGCAACGCGGCTGGGTGGTCGCCGCGGGCGCGCGCTTCCGGATCGGCTCGCCGCCCGGCGTCCGGGTGACGGTCTCCTCGCTGACCGAGGAGGAGCTGCCGCGCCTGGCCGCCGACGTGGCGGCTGTGCTGCGGGTGCGCGGCGGCGACGTCCGCGGGGTCTGA
- a CDS encoding FMN-binding negative transcriptional regulator, with translation MLIHPWDRGADQEWRTWLAARDFGLLAANGPDGAAPVLVPTQFVYQGGEEVLLHLARPNPVWAAIEANPRLTLAVTDDYAFVPGPWRPPAGTPPEQGVPTTYYASVHLVGTATVVDDPELKAALMDRQLAHFQPDTPRTPIVPGQPPFGRMLSAIRGLRLQITEVRPKFKYDDKKDVELQTAVAERLAERGRPRDAGARAQLLRRRDARSGS, from the coding sequence ATGCTGATCCATCCGTGGGACCGGGGCGCCGACCAGGAGTGGCGCACCTGGCTGGCGGCGCGCGATTTCGGGCTGCTCGCCGCCAACGGCCCCGACGGCGCCGCGCCGGTGCTCGTCCCCACCCAGTTCGTCTACCAGGGCGGCGAGGAGGTGCTGCTGCACCTGGCCCGCCCCAATCCGGTCTGGGCCGCGATCGAGGCCAACCCCCGGCTCACCCTCGCCGTGACGGACGACTACGCCTTCGTCCCCGGCCCCTGGCGGCCCCCGGCGGGCACCCCGCCCGAGCAGGGCGTCCCCACCACCTACTACGCCTCGGTGCACCTGGTCGGCACCGCCACCGTCGTGGACGACCCGGAGCTGAAGGCCGCGCTGATGGACCGCCAGCTCGCCCACTTCCAGCCGGACACCCCGAGGACGCCCATCGTCCCCGGCCAACCGCCGTTCGGGCGGATGCTCTCCGCCATCCGCGGGCTGCGCCTCCAGATCACCGAGGTGCGGCCGAAGTTCAAGTACGACGACAAGAAGGACGTCGAGCTGCAGACGGCCGTCGCCGAGCGGCTGGCCGAGCGCGGGCGTCCGCGCGACGCCGGGGCCCGGGCCCAGCTGCTGCGCCGCCGGGACGCCCGCAGCGGCTCCTGA
- a CDS encoding sugar porter family MFS transporter gives MHSREPQLTTTAHQRPAGEANLGHIIFIAAAAAMGGFLFGYDSSVISGAVTGIQHHFKVGNGETALVVSSALLGSAVGAAVAGGMADRLGRIRVMQIAGILFAISGVGSMFPPSIFVLGVWRVVGGLAIGMASVIAPAYIAEVAPPAVRGRLASFQQAAIVLGIFISQLVNYALNQGAGGSPNDKIAGIQAWQWMLGVETIPALIYFLMSFAIPESPRFLIASGRTDRARSVLTDIEDPGTDIDGRIEEIRTVISTEHKSSFKDLLNGRNLKAIVWIGIGASVFQQFVGINVIFYYSSLLWQSVGINASNSLLISVSTSLVNIVGTVIAVVLVDRVGRRPLALTGSAGMAVALGFAAWAFSYRHGTGTSATLPHLQATVALVAAHVFVLCFAFSWGVVVWVLLGEMFPNKIRALALSVAASAQWIANWAITVSFPTMSDWNLSATYVIYACFALLSIPFVYFFIKETKGRTLESMG, from the coding sequence TTGCACTCCCGGGAGCCTCAACTGACCACCACCGCGCACCAACGCCCCGCCGGAGAGGCCAACCTCGGTCACATCATCTTCATCGCCGCCGCCGCGGCCATGGGCGGGTTCCTGTTCGGCTACGACAGCTCGGTGATCAGCGGTGCCGTGACCGGCATCCAGCACCACTTCAAGGTCGGCAACGGCGAGACGGCCCTGGTGGTCTCGTCCGCCCTGCTCGGCTCGGCCGTGGGCGCCGCCGTCGCGGGCGGCATGGCCGACCGGCTCGGCCGCATCCGGGTGATGCAGATCGCGGGCATCCTCTTCGCCATCAGCGGCGTCGGCTCGATGTTCCCGCCGAGCATTTTCGTGCTCGGCGTCTGGCGCGTGGTCGGCGGCCTGGCCATCGGCATGGCCTCGGTGATCGCCCCCGCCTACATCGCCGAGGTGGCCCCGCCCGCCGTACGCGGCCGGTTGGCCTCCTTCCAACAGGCCGCGATCGTCCTCGGGATCTTCATCTCCCAGCTCGTCAACTACGCCCTCAACCAGGGCGCCGGCGGCAGCCCCAACGACAAGATCGCCGGAATCCAGGCGTGGCAGTGGATGCTGGGCGTGGAGACCATCCCCGCGCTGATCTACTTCCTGATGTCCTTCGCCATCCCCGAGTCGCCGCGCTTCCTGATCGCCAGCGGACGCACCGACCGGGCGCGCTCGGTGCTGACCGACATCGAGGACCCGGGCACCGACATCGACGGCCGGATCGAGGAGATCCGCACCGTCATCTCCACGGAGCACAAGAGCTCGTTCAAGGACCTGCTCAACGGGCGCAACCTGAAGGCGATCGTCTGGATCGGCATCGGCGCCTCGGTCTTCCAGCAGTTCGTCGGCATCAACGTGATCTTCTACTACTCCTCGCTGTTGTGGCAGTCGGTCGGCATCAACGCCAGCAACTCGCTGCTGATCAGCGTCTCCACCTCGCTGGTGAACATCGTCGGCACGGTCATCGCCGTCGTCCTGGTCGACCGCGTCGGACGCCGCCCACTGGCTCTGACCGGCTCCGCCGGCATGGCCGTCGCCCTGGGCTTCGCCGCCTGGGCCTTCTCCTACCGCCACGGCACCGGCACCTCCGCCACCCTGCCCCACCTGCAGGCCACCGTGGCCCTGGTCGCCGCCCACGTCTTCGTTCTCTGCTTCGCCTTCTCCTGGGGCGTGGTGGTCTGGGTCCTGCTCGGCGAGATGTTCCCCAACAAGATCCGCGCCCTGGCCCTCTCCGTGGCCGCCTCCGCCCAGTGGATCGCCAACTGGGCCATCACCGTCAGCTTCCCCACCATGTCCGACTGGAACCTCTCGGCCACCTACGTCATCTACGCCTGCTTCGCCCTCCTCTCCATCCCCTTCGTCTACTTCTTCATCAAGGAGACCAAGGGCCGCACCCTCGAGTCCATGGGCTAG
- a CDS encoding DUF6817 domain-containing protein, whose amino-acid sequence MTAQAREMLQAANAAQIEHPGGTLLAHLERVEALLLSWDAPQPLASAGLCHAFYGTDGFPVILLDLEHRTVLAEAIGADAEALVYFYASCDRKATYRGLAEDDGLFHDRFTGTGYVPSLQQRRDFAELTAANELDLAAISPEIRGRYGPGLLTLFTRWRPLLSDPAWAYCRDVLSGIHRI is encoded by the coding sequence ATGACGGCACAGGCACGGGAGATGCTGCAGGCGGCGAATGCCGCGCAGATCGAGCATCCGGGCGGCACGCTGCTCGCGCATCTGGAGCGGGTCGAAGCGCTGCTCCTGTCATGGGACGCCCCTCAGCCGCTGGCTTCGGCCGGACTGTGTCACGCCTTCTACGGCACCGACGGGTTCCCGGTCATCTTGTTGGACCTTGAGCACCGGACCGTCCTGGCCGAGGCGATCGGAGCGGACGCCGAGGCGCTGGTCTACTTCTATGCCTCCTGCGACCGCAAGGCCACCTACCGAGGGCTGGCTGAAGACGACGGGCTGTTCCACGACCGATTCACCGGGACTGGCTATGTTCCGAGCTTGCAACAGCGTCGGGACTTCGCCGAGCTGACCGCCGCCAACGAACTGGACCTCGCCGCGATCAGCCCGGAGATCCGAGGCAGGTACGGCCCCGGACTGCTTACCTTGTTCACCCGCTGGCGTCCGCTGCTGTCCGATCCGGCATGGGCATACTGCCGCGACGTGCTGAGTGGGATTCACAGGATTTGA
- a CDS encoding 4a-hydroxytetrahydrobiopterin dehydratase, producing the protein MLLSDDEIQARLAGLPEWERQGNTITRLVPVRYHAGVALIVHVADVSRLTSHHAEVHLSFDGVRFTVTTHDAGGQLTVADFELAERIDVIAAGHAAAWDVGPVS; encoded by the coding sequence ATGCTGTTGTCGGATGATGAGATCCAGGCGAGGCTGGCGGGGCTCCCTGAGTGGGAGCGGCAGGGCAATACGATTACGCGCCTGGTGCCGGTGCGGTACCACGCCGGAGTGGCGTTGATCGTGCACGTTGCGGACGTCTCCCGGCTCACGTCGCACCATGCGGAGGTTCACCTGTCGTTCGATGGGGTGCGGTTCACGGTCACCACGCACGATGCGGGCGGTCAACTGACTGTCGCTGACTTTGAGTTGGCCGAGCGCATCGACGTGATCGCGGCCGGGCATGCGGCGGCGTGGGACGTCGGGCCGGTCTCCTAG
- a CDS encoding GNAT family N-acetyltransferase — translation MGITIRQAVEQDVEAISVLLGEVEAYYGGDHEPADETQVHVALFAEPPAATVLLAVDGTAVVGLASFSRLWPAAGADTSMYLKELFVAEPARRRGIGAQLLDAVKEAAVEAGCSRLEWTGDTDNPTALTFYKKLGAPIHQTKTFYRLPL, via the coding sequence GTGGGCATCACGATTCGTCAGGCCGTCGAGCAGGACGTCGAGGCCATCTCCGTTCTCCTGGGCGAGGTGGAGGCGTACTACGGCGGCGACCACGAGCCCGCGGACGAGACCCAGGTCCATGTCGCGCTGTTCGCCGAGCCCCCAGCCGCGACGGTACTGCTGGCCGTCGACGGCACCGCGGTGGTGGGCCTGGCATCCTTCTCCCGCCTGTGGCCCGCCGCCGGGGCCGACACCTCGATGTACCTCAAGGAGCTGTTCGTCGCCGAGCCCGCCCGCCGCCGAGGCATCGGCGCCCAACTCCTCGACGCGGTGAAGGAGGCCGCAGTCGAGGCAGGGTGCAGCCGCCTCGAGTGGACCGGCGACACCGACAACCCGACCGCGCTCACGTTCTACAAGAAACTGGGCGCCCCGATCCACCAGACCAAAACCTTCTACCGACTCCCGCTGTAA
- a CDS encoding VOC family protein — METYGRAQVRLARPSRDLRAAERFWVDGLGLGVLFRHDWDGTPQNHALLMLGWPDADWHLELVHAPGDPVLPAPTAEDLLVLYLDGPVPEELVERLEQHGGRRVAAHNPYWDQWGVTVQDPDGYRLVLSTRSWSNS, encoded by the coding sequence GTGGAGACGTACGGCAGGGCTCAGGTGCGGTTGGCGCGGCCGTCGCGGGATCTACGGGCGGCCGAGCGGTTCTGGGTGGACGGCTTGGGGCTGGGGGTGCTGTTCCGGCACGACTGGGACGGCACGCCGCAGAACCATGCGCTGCTGATGCTCGGCTGGCCGGACGCCGACTGGCATCTGGAGCTGGTGCACGCCCCGGGCGACCCGGTGCTGCCCGCGCCGACCGCCGAGGATCTGCTGGTGCTGTACCTCGACGGCCCGGTTCCGGAGGAGTTGGTCGAGCGGCTGGAGCAGCACGGCGGGCGGCGGGTGGCCGCGCACAACCCGTACTGGGACCAGTGGGGCGTCACGGTGCAGGATCCGGACGGGTACCGACTGGTGCTGTCCACCCGGAGCTGGTCGAACTCCTGA
- a CDS encoding enoyl-CoA hydratase family protein, with product MSDTPPLVRYGVEQGVATLTLDSPANRNALSSRLVAELEQGLADAVKDPEVRAVVLTHTGGTFCAGADLSEATSGDPTANPRRLVAAMRAVVELAKPVVALVDGHVRAGGLGLLGACDLVVAGPKSTFAFTEVRLGLAPAAISLSLLPRLDPRGAARWCLTGAVFDSAEAQRIGLVTEAAEDPAAAVGELLDAFRKASPQGLAETKRLVTADVLRTFERDGESMVAQSALLFGSDEAREGMLSFLERRPPNWALGG from the coding sequence ATGTCCGACACCCCGCCCCTGGTCCGGTACGGCGTCGAGCAGGGCGTCGCCACGCTGACGCTCGACTCCCCGGCCAACCGCAACGCGCTGTCGTCCCGGTTGGTAGCGGAGCTGGAGCAGGGCCTCGCCGACGCCGTGAAGGACCCGGAGGTGCGGGCGGTCGTGCTCACCCACACCGGCGGCACGTTCTGCGCGGGCGCCGACCTCTCCGAGGCGACCAGCGGCGACCCGACCGCCAACCCGCGCCGCCTGGTCGCGGCGATGCGCGCGGTAGTGGAGCTGGCCAAGCCCGTCGTGGCCCTGGTCGACGGCCACGTCCGGGCCGGCGGGCTGGGCCTGCTCGGCGCCTGCGACCTGGTGGTGGCCGGGCCGAAGTCGACCTTCGCCTTCACCGAGGTACGCCTGGGCCTGGCCCCGGCCGCCATCTCGCTGTCGCTGCTGCCCCGGCTGGACCCGCGCGGCGCGGCCCGCTGGTGCCTCACCGGCGCGGTGTTCGACTCCGCCGAGGCGCAGCGGATCGGCCTGGTCACCGAGGCCGCCGAGGATCCGGCGGCGGCCGTCGGCGAGCTGCTGGACGCCTTCCGCAAGGCGTCGCCGCAGGGCCTGGCCGAGACCAAGCGGCTGGTCACGGCGGACGTGCTGCGGACCTTCGAGCGCGACGGCGAGTCGATGGTGGCGCAGTCCGCCCTGCTGTTCGGCTCGGACGAGGCGCGTGAGGGCATGCTGTCGTTCCTGGAGCGCCGCCCGCCGAACTGGGCCCTCGGCGGCTGA
- a CDS encoding response regulator transcription factor, protein MIRVLLADDQLLVRAGFRALLDAQPDIEVVAEADDGLAAVRLARELVPDVVLMDIRMPERDGLAATRLISADPALAAVRVVVLTTFELDEYVFEALRSGAAGFLVKDTEPAELVRAVRAVHSGDGLLSPGVTRRLISEFAARSKQPEHSAPLERLTDREREVLALVGLGLSNDEIAGRLVVSPLTAKTHVSRTMVKLGARDRAQLVVLAYESGLVRPGWLG, encoded by the coding sequence ATGATCCGGGTCCTGCTCGCCGATGACCAGCTGCTGGTGCGGGCCGGTTTCCGCGCGCTGCTGGACGCCCAGCCCGACATCGAGGTCGTGGCCGAGGCGGACGACGGCCTGGCCGCCGTCCGGCTGGCCCGCGAGCTGGTGCCGGACGTGGTGCTGATGGACATCCGCATGCCCGAGCGGGACGGTCTCGCCGCCACCCGGCTGATCAGCGCGGATCCGGCGCTGGCGGCGGTGCGGGTGGTCGTGCTGACCACCTTCGAGCTGGACGAGTACGTGTTCGAGGCGCTGCGCTCGGGCGCGGCCGGGTTCCTGGTCAAGGACACCGAGCCGGCCGAGCTGGTCCGGGCGGTGCGCGCGGTGCACAGCGGGGACGGCCTGCTGTCGCCCGGCGTGACCAGGCGGCTGATCTCTGAGTTCGCCGCGCGCTCCAAGCAGCCGGAGCACTCCGCGCCGCTGGAGCGGCTCACCGACCGCGAGCGCGAGGTGCTGGCTCTGGTCGGCCTGGGGCTGTCCAACGACGAGATCGCCGGGCGGCTGGTGGTCAGCCCGCTCACGGCCAAGACCCACGTCAGCCGGACCATGGTGAAGCTGGGCGCGCGCGACCGGGCGCAGCTGGTGGTGCTGGCGTACGAGTCGGGCCTGGTCCGGCCGGGCTGGCTGGGCTGA